The following nucleotide sequence is from Salvia splendens isolate huo1 chromosome 2, SspV2, whole genome shotgun sequence.
CAGTCGCTGTTTTCGGCTTCCTTATTTTTCTTGCCTACTTtcctataagagcatctccgaCACGCCTTACCGTGAGTATACAGAAGACAGTTGAGATCGAATTTCAGTTCGGGTGGAATCCGCTGATTGAGATGGAGATATGTAGTCTTGACATCGGCAACACCTGGCACCCAACCCATTCCCTTAGCTATTTGGAAAATCTGTAGCAGCACCTCTTTAGCATTCTCTAGctattaaaaaaagaagaagcaaaAGGCATATATCTGAAGTACTCACATGTGTGTCCACTGGGAAATCGTCGTGTTGTAAATTAAACAGCAGGACACATGACACCTGCCAAAAATTTCAGATAATTGTGTTACAATCTACAAATTGAGATTCCAATAGTATTAATAAGCAACATAACCAAGTACTTACCACCGTAGTACGTTATCTAGAACGTGTTTGGTTTAACTTATAAGCTTGTGAGAAGTGTTTGGCAAAACAAGATCCTAAAGAGCTGTGAAAATCAGCTGCAACAACTTATAAACGCCTAAACAGATAAACTCTTCAATCATCTTTTAACACATGAGAGCTTATAAGTTGTCTAAAATAAGCTTACCAATACACCCTCTTAATTTAACCATGTGATGTGACTATATCTTATTCATTACACACCATTCACTCCCTGTATAACAGATTTTTGCATCATGGTCTTTAAACTTACAAGCCACTTGATAGTAAGTCGAGTACCAGCATAAATAAACGTGCAAAATGATATTCCGGGAATACATGAACAGATTTGAATGTTGCTTTATGAAGTTAACAAAGGCACATTTGTTACTTGGTTAACATCTCAAGCAAATCTTATCAAGAAGTATATAATTCAATAAGACTTGATTTTTGTATGAAAATACTGCATACAAAAGGACACATCATGGATCTATATCAGATGAAGGTGGAGTGAAAGACATTGTTTCTAGAAGGATGATCACAACTTTCTACCACCAACACCTAATGCGGTCATAAGTTCCATACGTGCATCTAAATCATGTAATATGGAAAAGGAAATACTTACGGTTTTGGGACCAATTCCCTTCAAAAGAGAAAGCTCTGCCTTGACCTCCTCAATGGACATCTCTCGCAAATACTCCATGCACAATTTCCCTCTTTTCTCAAGCAACACACTCAACAAGTTCTTTATACATGAAGACTTTGTCGGAGCAAGACCTCCACATCTTATTGCATCCTCGACATGTTTAGACTCTGCCTCAAGAACCTAAACGTAAGCGGGAAAATGCACTGAGAAAACATTATAAAAAACTGGAACCAACCAGCAAATACAAACACACAAGGGGAAAAAGATACAAACACGTCTAAAAAAGTGCCTTAACTAGTGAAGTCCTTTAATATTTAGACACAAAAACTACATTCTCTCGCCATAAATGCCAGTGAGGCTGACTAGAACAACACTATCTTCTGCTGATGGATATCCTAAATTTGAAAGCAGTATGTCTATTGAAGCCATTGAAATAGAACCCCACGAATAAAAATTCAAGGCTTTAAAAACGAAAATGCAAGAAATAAACCGCCTAGAATCATAAGGTACAGATGAATCCATTCACATTCTCATAGCTGCACAAGCATattaaaccaaaatcaaaaacaTATCTGAAACTTCTGAATCCAAACAAGAAACTTCTTTAACACTTATTGTTGAAATTGAGGCAAAAGCTGAGTACTTGAATAGTAGGAGTATACCATACATGTTGCCAAGTGGGGAAAGCTTTCCTGAGTGAAGCAAAAGCCCTATCCGAATTAAGCTCAGTGGTGTTTTGGGACAGTATGGTTTTCACTAAACCATCCAAAACACTCTCAATTCCATCCTTTTCTCCCTCATCTTCCAAAGGCTTGGCCTTTTTGAGTTGAGATTTTGCTTCCAATCTTTGGTTGCGATATTTCAAGAATTCTGGGGGGAATCCATGGAGGGACAAGAGTTCATCTCTTACGGACAAGCATTCTTCATGGGTTGGCCGAGAATGATCCGGAAATGGACTCTTTCCGGCGGCGCCGCTACTGTTCACGGTTGTTTTGGGCGATTCGGCGGAGGATTGCTTTCTTTTACGCATACCGTCGAACAAAAAATTGTCTACTTCTGCGTGAGAGAGTGAATgttaatttcaataaaaatttactactacttcaaattaatgaaaaaaaaacagtaaTTCTTCTATTCCCCgcaaatttaaaaatgattttttacaaaattatgaatttttacATTATTCCTTATTCTCACTACCAAATATTCAGGTCATATATACTCCATACCATATATTACATTATTCCTTATTCTCACTaccaaaaattatgaatttttacATTATTCCTTATGATGTAATTGAATACTAGTCAGTGTTTTACATTATTCCTTATTATGTAATTGAATACTAGTTAGTGTTAAGTGCGTTGTTAAATTGATGAAAATTATgaatatgaaattttaaatgaatatattaattcaatttcagCTTACATTAAATACGATTTTACCAAACAATGCACGTGAAATAATTATAACTAACgttaaattttatagttttttttatctcttttcaAAATTaggaaatattttaaaatttgactaaattttatgattttttaagtAATCTATATATAGTATCTTCGGTTGAATTTATTAGCTAAACTATGATTTGAACCAGAGTATATACTCATATTCTACTTCCACAATTAACACGTTAATTGTGGAAACTAGCATTAACACGTTACTTATGACAACATATTCTTTAAATTCTTACTTTCTATATACTCATATTCTACTTCCACAATTCAAATTTCCCAATTATGGCTTTCCAACTATTTTCAATCTTCATGATTATCATCTCGATTTTCCTTCTTCTTCCGTCATCCATTTCCGCCGGCCTAGTCGCTAAACCCGGATGCCCGGACCGGTGTGGGAATCTATCGATTCCATATCCATTCGGGGTGGGGCCGGAGACTGCTTCCTCGACCCATCCTTCAACATCAGCTGCATAACATCATCCACTTCAACGGATCCTCCAAAAGCATACATCACCATTCTTGACAAAGAAGTGATCGAAATAAGCGAAACTTACGTTCGGGTCAAGTACCCGAGCTTCGCGGCGACCACTTGCTACGACGGCTTGCGGGAATATGAGAAGCACGATGCGCCCCTGAATCTGTCGGGGACTCAGTACACGCTGTCGTCTGAGAACTGGCTGACCGCCATCGGGTGCGACGATATGGTGCTGGGAACTGAGCATCCGAATGGGAGCTTGGTGGGAAGCAGCTGCGCCTCTCTTTGCGGCGAGAGGAATCACACCGGCGGACTTGGGTATTGCCCGGATAACGGGTTTTGGTCGGTGCTCGGTAATGGCTGTTGCCGTTCTCCCATTACCGGAGGTAATCGATTAATTTCATATTTGGGCAAATTGTCtgcaaaatcataaaattttgtTCATATTATGATTCATCCCGTAACTTTAAAATCAGTCTACAAAGCATGGATTTTTacaattttctcaatttttccCTGACCACAATTTTGAGatttaatatatattgtacTACGTTGATTTGACGCATAcatgttttttaattaatgacATAGGTGAGTTATCTGCAATGTGACAcattgagaaaaatgataaaattccCGTGAGTTGTTTTCCctcggtgaatttttcaaatactACATTAGATACAACTTCACCCAAATAAGACCCGTGGTAAAAtcgagaaaaaaatattaaaaattcaagATATGTTGATTATCAAAGTTGCAAGACATATCAAGATTTGAGCAAAACTACAATATACCCTTTATATTTAGCACAACTAGAAAGGAGAGGGAAAGGTAagattaaaattacaaaatgaattttttgatttattttgtaACTAAtccttattatttatttatttggtaaGGAAAGAGTCACTATTTATTTTGCAAAATGAATCTTTAAATGGTGGAtagaatatttaaaaattatattttggtaGTATCAAATACTGTAATAAAgtttaaaaaatactacataATACTCTGTCTTTGAATATAACAATCCCAAATAATGAACCATTAAGCAATAAaagtcaaattaaaaaaaattaaaataactatGCACAAGTTGATGATTAAAAAGTCAAACCAAGATATAGAAAATTGGTCTTAAAcgagataaaaataaataaattaattaattaaagcatACAAGTGGAAATTAATGACTCTAGTGTAGAAAAACTTGTTCTACATCAGTCGTGTAACTGTAATACGAGGTTTATAGACTAAATGAACTTTTTCCCCGCAGGCAGCAGTTTCCTAAGAACACAATTAACTGACCTAAGTGGAGCATTGGTACGAGGTAGGGTTTTCCCATGCAGGAGACAAGATTAGGAAGTGGAAATCAATCGGTATTTTCGTATAACTTGGAGTTTCTACAGAATAACTCAAAGGCGTTCTCTGATGAGGTTATGGAGACGACAATGGCACCGGTGGTGCGGCTGGATTGGCGGATTGGGAATAAGAATTGCAGTCAGCAGCTGCCCAATGATCCTAGCTATGCATGTAAAGATAGGAGTATTTGTGGTGATTTGTATGAAGTTGATGGATACTATTGCAGCTGCTTTCAAGGATACAAGGGCAATGCCTACCTCCCCTGAGGATGCCATGGTATTACTACATACCAAGATACTCATTCTTTTCTTAAGCTATAACAAATTATCGGAAAAAAACAAGATTTTTGGTCAATGGTCTGTCCTAACTTTAAAACACATGAAGTTTGGATTTATTTTCAGTTGTCCCACAATGATTTTTTGGTGAAATTGTATCTGATATGGCATGACAGTTGGAAAATTATATATGGACGATGTAGTCTATTCATGTAGAAAATGACTTCTTTTAGTTGAAAAACatcaaaattatactactatacaTAAGTGATAGAGTTTTTCCTTGTGGGCGAACAAATTCAAACTTCATTTTTTCAGATCGGAGAAGTTGAATAAATCCAAACTTCATGATTCttcacaaaaaaattgaattgtTCCAAATTATAGTCATTAATCACAATAAGAATGCAATTATAGGATAGGTTCACCCTAATATTATCCAATGTTGAGTCATTAACCTTCTTTCTTCTTATTCTTCATCCATCAGCATATTCCATACCAGTTGCTAAACCTGGATGCTTGGACCAATGTGGGAATTTATCGATTCCATTTCCATTCGGAATTGACTCAAATTGCTACATGGATCCATCTTTCGAGATCAGCTGCAACGCCTCCACGAATCCTCCCAAACCATACTTCTCCGCTCTCAACGCTGAAATCTACGACCTTAACCTAAAATTACCCCAAATTTGCCTTCGCCTGCTACAATTCGTCACAGAGCCGAAGCTTGATCATCGATTTGTCAGCAACTCAGTTCGCACTGTCGACTCAGAACGTGCTCACCGCCCTCGGCTGCGACGACATGGCAGTGGCCTACGGAAAATCCAAAAACACAAGCTTTGTAGGCTGCAGCTGCGCCGCCTTGTGCACCCGCTCCAATGGTCTTGGCGATTATGGTTCCTGCGCAGAATTCTTCACGCTTTCTTCAGGCTTTGATTGGTATATGCCGGGCACTGGCTGTTGCCAGACCCCCATTTCTAGAGGTAAACCCTTCACCttcttaaaatttaaaacccTAAAAAGTAGTAGAATCCTAATATGATTAAAATTCCTCTAACAAATTAAAACATACAGGTATAGCTTACTTGGAAGCAAATTTGACAGACTTAAGTGGACAATGGCGTAGGAAACTCTTCCCTTGCAGCTACGCTTTCGTCACAGAGAAGACTATGTATTCTGCTTCTTACCCACTGGAATATCTTACTAACTCAACTGCACCAATCACCGATGAACATTTTATCCTGCCTGTGTTGGTGTTAGATTGGAGGATTGGGAAAGAGAGTTGCAATGTAGCACAAACAAGAGGTAATGCTTTTGGTTGTAAGGCCAACACCAGGTGTgttgattttgatgaaaatgatGGAGGCTACCTTTGCCACTGCTTGGAAGGATACCAAGGCAATCCTTATCTCGGACAAGGGTGTCAAGGTCGGTATTCAGATTCCGCTAACTCATTTTATTCGTATTAACCTGGGCTATATAAAAGTCAGACTCGTATTCTTTAAAGTTAAAATTGGGGGCGAAAAGAGTGAAACAAGGTGACTAGTAATATCTCTAAATTGATTATTTTCTTGTGATGCTTTTCGACCTAGTAGATATTGATGAATGTGGCGATGATACAACAAATCCATGCAATTCAAGTTCAATTTGCATCAATACTCCTGGTTCTGTCACCTGTGTGTGTCCAAGAGGATTCTACGGTGATGGAAGGAAAGATGGCCCTGGCTGTATTCAGGTCACACAATCCAAGTCCAAGACCATAATCTTGACAGGTAACATTACAAttacatcatcatcatcattcattaatgaaaataaataaaaggatgTGTTTTGATGAGTAAATTGAACATTTAGGTATGGGATCTGCATTAGGGTTTCTACTATTCCTCCTAATGTGCTTTGGTTTGTATAAGATGCTCAAAAAGAGAAAGGACAAAATGGTTAAAGAGAAGTTCTTTAAACGAAATGGTGGTCTTCTCCTACAACAGCAGACCAATGAAGGTGCACTCGGAAAAACAAAAGTTTTCCCCTCACAAGAGCTTGAGGTCGCTACTGATTACTTTAATGAAAGTCGGATTCTCGGACGCGGAGGGCAAGGCACTGTCTACAAAGGAATGTTGTCCGACGGTAAGATTGTAGTGGTCAAGAAATCAAAGTTGGTCGAGGAGAATCAACTTGAACAGTTCATAAATGAGGTCGTGATATTGTCGCAAATCAATCACAGAAATGTGGTCAAATTGCTCGGATGTTGTTTAGAGACTGAGGTTCCCCTGCTTGTTTACGAATTCATGCCAAATGGGACCCTTTTTGAGCTCATTCACGATCCAAATAATGAATTCCCAATATCATGGAGCATGCGTTTGAAGATTGCTGCGGATATATTAGGGGCACTGGCATACTTACATTATGCATCCTTCGTGCCTATCTATCATCGAGATATCAAGTCTAGTAACATCCTTTTAGATGAAAAATATGTAGTCAAGGTATCGGATTTCGGAACTTCAAGGTCGGTTAATGCAGATCAGACTCATTTGACTACTATGGTTAAAGGGACGTTCGGATATTTAGATCCAGAGTATTTTCTGTCGAGCCAGTTCACAGAAAAGAGTGATGTTTATAGTTTTGGAGTAGTTATTGTCGAGTGTGAATCTCACGATCCAGAATGGACAataacaagaaaacaagaagcgAATTTATGTGGTTCAGCTTACGCTTACATCCACGGGCAAAACGTTGTGACTATTTTACTAGACTGATCTGAAAACAAAAGATGAATACAAGCACTCACGCTCACTATCGATTACAAGATGATTCACTCAACTCTCTGAGAACAATAGGCTATGAAAATCGCGATTCAATGCTATCTGTCTTCTTCACTCGGCTGAAGATTACTCTCATTCATCTCTAATCTGTTGTGTTGCATTTCCTCGAGCACTTTATATGCGTGTTGAGCAGCTGAGTAATTGATAACAAACTAACTTCCTTCTCCGAGTCAGTTACTAACCCACAACGGCTAGCTCATGTACCTTGAATTAACCCGAGCAACTCCAACGGTCATATTAGTAGCCTTGGTTCTGGGCTAGCTGCGTTTGCTCAGCCAAACCATTAACATCGAGCTTTTAACAGGACAAAGGGTGATTTCTATGGGGAAAACAGTTGACGATAGAAGCCTAGCAACACGATTTCTTACATGCATGGAAGAAAAACGTCTTGACAAAATTTTAGACCCTCAAGTTTTGGAGCAAGGTAGAATGGAAGAGGTGCTTTTAGTTGCAAGGCTTGCACAGAGGTGTTTGAATCTCAAAGGGAAAATGAGACCAACAATGAAAGAAGTTTCAACAGAATTGGAAAGTTTAAGGATATCTCATTTGTCTTGTTCAACTTTGAAAGAAGAATTTGAGGATGGGAGAGCTTTTGAAGTTAAGCCCATATCACTTTCAGTTTCAGATATTGAATACTCATGGACAGCCAGTTACAAGAGTCCCTCTGCTTCG
It contains:
- the LOC121782509 gene encoding putative DNA glycosylase At3g47830 isoform X2, with translation MRKRKQSSAESPKTTVNSSGAAGKSPFPDHSRPTHEECLSVRDELLSLHGFPPEFLKYRNQRLEAKSQLKKAKPLEDEGEKDGIESVLDGLVKTILSQNTTELNSDRAFASLRKAFPTWQHVLEAESKHVEDAIRCGGLAPTKSSCIKNLLSVLLEKRGKLCMEYLREMSIEEVKAELSLLKGIGPKTVSCVLLFNLQHDDFPVDTHIFQIAKGMGWVPGVADVKTTYLHLNQRIPPELKFDLNCLLYTHGKACRRCSYRKVGKKNKEAENSDCPLLAYSEGCKFENESLNLI